A portion of the Macaca thibetana thibetana isolate TM-01 chromosome 9, ASM2454274v1, whole genome shotgun sequence genome contains these proteins:
- the LOC126962806 gene encoding 60S ribosomal protein L7a-like — MPKGKKAKGKKVAPAPAVVKKQEAKKVVNPLFEKRPKNFGIGQDIQPKRDLTRFVKWPRYIRLQRQRAILYKRLKVPLAINQFTQALDRQTATQLLKLAHKYRPETKQEKKQRLLARAEKKAAGKGDVPTKKPPVLRAGVNTVTTLVENKKAQLVVIAHDLDPIELVVFLPALCRKMGVPYCIIKGKARLGRLVHRKTCTTVAFTQVNSEDKGALAKLVEAIRTNYNDRYDEIRRHWGGNVLGPKSVARIAKLEKAKAKELATKRG, encoded by the coding sequence ATGCCGAAAGGAAAGAAGGCCAAGGGAAAGAAGGTGGCTCCAGCCCCTGCTGTCGTGAAAAAGCAGGAGGCCAAGAAAGTGGTGAATCCCCTGTTTGAGAAAAGACCTAAGAATTTTGGCATTGGACAGGACATCCAGCCCAAAAGAGACCTCACCCGCTTTGTGAAATGGCCTCGCTATATCAGGTTGCAGCGGCAGAGAGCCATCCTCTATAAGCGGCTGAAAGTGCCTCTTGCTATTAACCAGTTCACCCAGGCCCTGGACCGCCAAACAGCTACTCAGCTGCTTAAGCTGGCCCACAAGTACAGACCAGAGACAAAACaagagaagaagcagaggctGTTGGCCCGGGCTGAGAAGAAAGCTGCTGGCAAAGGGGATGTCCCCACTAAGAAACCACCTGTCCTTCGAGCAGGAGTTAACACTGTCACCACCTTGGTGGAGAACAAGAAGGCTCAGCTGGTGGTGATTGCACATGACCTGGATCCCATCGAGCTGGTTGTCTTCTTGCCTGCCCTGTGTCGTAAAATGGGGGTCCCTTACTGCATTATCAAGGGGAAGGCCAGACTGGGCCGTCTAGTCCACAGGAAGACCTGCACCACTGTCGCCTTCACACAGGTGAACTCGGAAGACAAAGGCGCTTTGGCTAAGCTGGTGGAAGCTATCAGGACCAATTACAACGACAGATACGATGAGATCCGCCGTCACTGGGGCGGCAATGTCCTGGGTCCCAAGTCTGTGGCTCGTATCGCCAAGCTCGAAAAGGCAAAGGCTAAAGAACTTGCCACTAAGCGGGGTTAA